Below is a genomic region from Medicago truncatula cultivar Jemalong A17 chromosome 3, MtrunA17r5.0-ANR, whole genome shotgun sequence.
cttcttatttaattttgaccaccttataatatacgtgtagtctaaaaatgcgacctacatgttgaattttttcactatttttttcttacatgtttagcacgttaaaatatagctttacacaaaattaaatttcttcgaccagcgataaattaattatgaatttttattccctcataattatgaatttcttaaacaatttataattaatttgtatctcgtttaaaatttacaaaatttcattgtgaaggtttcttatcatgttctagtcatgcctacaaaattaggaaACTAAATTTGACTGgtgagtatacgcttacgcggaacaaaatttcaattttgcacgtttcagttgaaaaatcaaaataaatttaaacgacttCGAAATGTAATGAAACTTTACAAATcccttttatgtatttttatagatgtctttGCAAATAATgagttcaaaatttgatttatagatCGAGAtttctgttgttttgttttttgagcttttgacactttaaaaattcataattaatttgtcgtttgtcgaaaatttataatttttttgttaaagccatattttaacgttcttaactcgccgctgggaaatcatgaaaaaattcaatctctcagttgcttttttggacttcgcgtatattacaggttataaataataaaaatctcgaattacatggtcagaatacatgttatttaattacagggtcaattttcagacttcacgtatattacgTGGTCAATTTCAGTTAATaacctattttaaattgtacttttgttgataaaatgataaacctcttttattttgatttttgtagtCATTATTTTGTTAGTACAGTATGATATAGTTATATGAATAGGAATTATATTCTTTTCTTTCGAGTTGCATAATTGTTGAGCTAACCTTTATACACTTCGTCGATATTTAATTGACATTTCAAAGGTTATGAAAATAGATGAGAGGCTACTAGGCTAAAATTATGACGAGTTAGTGTTAGCCTACGCGTCAGTCACGACCAAAAATTGGGTCGTGACAAAAGGTAATTATCCTTTAACAACAAATAAAAGTATTGCACTCAATTGATTAAAGATTATTACTTCAATTGCTGATAGATTGTAATTTCCTCAATTATCAATGGCAACCAATTAAGTGAATGTGAACATTCTCAGCAATtagctatatatatatggcctatcaaataataaaacataggcttaattgcacttttggacccctatctttccaaaagttgcggttatggacccctaactaatttaaatacaaaacagccccatatgttttgattatttggcagttttggaccccccaaggtaaaaaaaaaaaaaatgacacgtggcacctcacttagggtgccacgtcagcgttgaccgagtcaacaatggactgggggtccaaaactgccaaagaatcaaaacatagggggctgttttgtatttaaattagttaggggtccataaccgcaacttttggaaagataggggtccaaaagtgcaattaagcctaaaacaTAAGGTTAAAAGTCTTCTCTGTTTTTTCAAAAGTCTTGTTGTTTGGAACTATTTCCTTTTTCATGCTTTCCCATTACTAACGTTCTTTTATTTTCCTACCAAACGCACTCAGTCATGTCAAAGTCGGTTTTTTTCAAGCCATCTTCTTTTTTCATGCTTTCCGTTAGCAAACATCGTATATAATCACACTAAAATCCCCTAACATATGTCATTAAACTACCAAAAACTGCTTCTAGCAATCACATAcctatttcaattatacctttttttcttctgttcCAAACAATCATTCTTGATGATCATTCTTACTTCAAAAGTTTCACTTCTTTTGCATCtacttttatttataatcaCATTATACAAAAGCATGTGCATCAATCACACCGTGGTTCAATGTAATGAGAAAGATCGAGAGACACTGTTAACCTTCAAACAAGGCATCAATTATAATCTTGGTCGGATATCAATGTGGACAACAAAAAAAGATTGTTGTGCTTGGGAAGGTGTCCATTGTGACAACACTACCTGAAGAGTTACAAAACTTGATCTCAACGATTATTTTTTGGAAGGTGAGATGAATCTTTGTATTCTACAACTTGAGTTTCTAAGTTACTTGGATTTGAGCGGGAATGATTTTGACGTGATAAGAATTCCAGCCATTCAACGCAACATCACGCATTCATCTAAACTTGCCTACCTTGACTTATCCTACAGCTCAGCCGGTTCCGTGGTTAATGGTTTTCAAATGGATAGTCTTGATTGGCTTTCTCCACTTTCTTCATTGAAATATCTCTTCCTAAGTGGAATTGATCTTCATAAGGAAACCAATTGGCTTCAAGCAGTGAGTATACTTTCTTCACTGTTAGAATTACAATTAAGTGAATGTAACCTCGAAAACTTCAAGATCAAGCCATCTTTTGAGTATTTGAATTTGTCTTCACTTGTAACTCTTGATCTTTCTTACAACAACTTCACCTCCAATATACCTAATGGGTTTTTTAATCGTACCACATATGCCACCTACCTTCACCTTAAGGAGAGCAACATATATGGTGAGATACCTTCAAGTTTGCTAAACCTTCAAAATTTGAGATACCTTAATCTCTTTGAAAATCAACTACAAGGATCAATTCAAGATGGAATAGGCCAACTTGAACATCTTCAATACCTTGATGTTTCGAAAAACATGTTGAGTGGTTTTATTCCTTCAACTTTAGGAAACCTCTCATCCTTAAATTACTTATCTATTAGCGATAACAATTTCTCTggtgaaatttcaaatttacatttttccaaactccataGTTTAGTTTCACTAAACTTGAGTAATTCAATTTTTGAATTCCAATTTGATTTGAATTGGGTTCCTCCTTTTCAACTCTCTCACCTTTTGTTGAGAAATACAAATCTAGGCCCACACTTTCCATCATGGATATATACACAGAAGTCATTGCAAATACTCGACTTATCGAGCTCAGGAATTTCGCTGGTAAATAGAAATAAGTTCTCAAGGCTTATAGAAAGAATATCCGGTGaaattattttgtcaaacaattcGATTGCTGAAGACATATCTAACCTAACTCtaaattgtttctttttatgGTTGGATCACAATAATTTCACAGGAGGACTCCCAAACATATCTCCAATGGCAGATTGGGTTGATTTGTCTTATAACTCCTTCTCAGGATCAATTCCACATAGTTGGAAGAACTTGTCAGAACTGGAAGTCTTGAACCTATGGAGTAATAAGCTGTCTGGTGAAGTTCCATTAAACCTCTCTGATTGGAGACAATTGCAGATCATGAATTTgggaaaaaatgaattttctggAAACATACCAGTTGGGATGCCACAAAACTTAGTAGTGGTCATATTGAGAGCCAATCAATTTGAAGGTACTATTCCACAACAACTATTCAATATCTCTTATATGTTTCATTTGGATCTTGCACATAATAAACTTTCAGGTTCTGTGCCAAAGTGTGTCGACAACTTGACAGATATGgttacttttcattttatttctttttatattacCACAATTGAGTTGTTTACAAAAGGTCAAGATTATATTTATGAAGTCCATCCGGATAGGCGAACTGTTGACCTTTCAGCCAATAGCTTGTCTGGAGAAGTGCCATTGGAATTATTTCGGCTTATTCAAGTTCAAACGTTAAATCTATCTCACAATAATTTCATTGGAACAATACCGAACACGATTGGAGGCATGAAAAATTTGGAATCTCTCGATCTTTCCAATAATAAGTTTTATGGTGAAATTCCTCAAAGCATGGCTCTCTTAAACTTTTTGGGTTATTTGAATCTATCTTACAACAATTTTGACGGAAAAATCCCAATAG
It encodes:
- the LOC25490676 gene encoding receptor-like protein EIX2, whose protein sequence is MNLCILQLEFLSYLDLSGNDFDVIRIPAIQRNITHSSKLAYLDLSYSSAGSVVNGFQMDSLDWLSPLSSLKYLFLSGIDLHKETNWLQAVSILSSLLELQLSECNLENFKIKPSFEYLNLSSLVTLDLSYNNFTSNIPNGFFNRTTYATYLHLKESNIYGEIPSSLLNLQNLRYLNLFENQLQGSIQDGIGQLEHLQYLDVSKNMLSGFIPSTLGNLSSLNYLSISDNNFSGEISNLHFSKLHSLVSLNLSNSIFEFQFDLNWVPPFQLSHLLLRNTNLGPHFPSWIYTQKSLQILDLSSSGISLVNRNKFSRLIERISGEIILSNNSIAEDISNLTLNCFFLWLDHNNFTGGLPNISPMADWVDLSYNSFSGSIPHSWKNLSELEVLNLWSNKLSGEVPLNLSDWRQLQIMNLGKNEFSGNIPVGMPQNLVVVILRANQFEGTIPQQLFNISYMFHLDLAHNKLSGSVPKCVDNLTDMVTFHFISFYITTIELFTKGQDYIYEVHPDRRTVDLSANSLSGEVPLELFRLIQVQTLNLSHNNFIGTIPNTIGGMKNLESLDLSNNKFYGEIPQSMALLNFLGYLNLSYNNFDGKIPIGTQLQSFNASSYIGNPKLCGAPLSNCTAEEENPKTAKPSTENEDEDSIKESLYLGMGVGFAVGFWGICGSLFLIRKWRHACFRVIYGVGDKLYVILTVKLNSFRRN